GTCGCGACCGGCCGCCCGCCGCTCGGGCCGCACATCATGGCCAAGTACGAGGTCGAGCTCCGTGCCGTCGACGGGACCGGGCTCGACGAGCTCGAGATGGACTCCGTCGTGACGCTGCTCAACGGCTTCGTCAACGGGACCGTGGGCGGCCTGCTCGAGAAGGGCGAGGCCGAGCGGACGACCGGGGTCACCGAGCAGCAGTGGTGGGACGCGACCGCCCCCTACGTCGACCGCGTCTTCGACGCCGAGCGCTACCCGACCGTCGCGCGCGTCGGACCGGTCGCGGGCGAGGCGCTGCAGTCCGCGTACGACCCGGACCACGCGTTCCACTTCGGGCTCGCGCGCCTGCTCGACGGGGTCGCCGCACTCATCGAGGAGCGCCGGGCCGCCGGGTAGGGTCGCTGCGTGAGCACGAACCAGCACCTCAGCAGCCGCCGCGAACCCACCCCGATCGACGCGATCGCCGACGCGCACGTCATGACGGTCGCGCGCCTCGACCCCGTCCTCGCGACCGAGATGGGCGTCGCGGGGTTCGACCACGAGATGACCGACCTGTCCCCCGCGGGCCACGCCGCGCGCGCCGACGCGACGCGGAGCACGCTCGTCGCGCTCGACGCGCACGCACCGGCCGACGCCGTCGACGAGGTCACGCTCTCCGCGATGCGCGAGCGGCTGGGCCTCGAGCTCGAGCTCGACGCGGCCGGCGAGAACCTCGCGAGCCTCAACAACATCGCCTCGCCCGTCCAGGGCCTGCGCGACGTCTTCGACAGCATGCCGACCGGCACCGTCGAGGCGTGGGAGAACGTCGCCGCCCGCCTCAACGCCGTCCCGGACTCGATGGCCGGCTACATCGAGTCGCTGCGCCTCGCCGCGTCGCAGGGGCACGTCGCCGCCGTCCGGCAGGTGCGCGAGGCCATCGAGCAGGCGACCGAGCTCGCCGACCCGTCGACGTCGTTCTTCACGACCTACGTCCAGGGGCCCGACGTCGCCGCTGCGCTCGACGAGTCCGCGTCGTGCTCGCTCGTGCGCGCCGAGCTCGAGCGCGGCGCCGCCGCCGCACGCGACGCGTACGCCCGGCTCACGACGTTCCTGCGCGACGAGCTCGCGCCGCAGGCGCCCGAGGCCGACGCCGCGGGCCGTGAGCGCTACGGGCTCTGGTCGCGCTACTTCCTCGGGGCGACGGTCGACCTCGAGGAGACCTACCAGTGGGGCCTCGAGGAGCTCGCGCGCGTCGTCGCCGAGCAGGAGGCCGTCGCCGCGCAGCTCGCCGGACCCGGCGCGACCGTCGAGCAGGCCGTCGCCGCGCTCGACGCCGACCCGAGCCGCACCCTGCGCGGCACGGACGCGCTGCGCGCCTGGATGCAGGAGACGTCGGACGGCGCGATCGCCGCGCTGAACGGCACGCACTTCGACATCCCCGAGCCGCTGCTCACGCTCGAGTGCCGCATCGCCCCCACGCAGAACGGCGGCATCTACTACACCGGGCCGAGCGACGACTTCACGCGGCCCGGGCGCATGTGGTGGTCGGTCCCGCCGTCGGTCACGACCTTCAACACCTGGCGCGAGAAGACCACGGTGTTCCACGAGGGCATCCCCGGCCACCACCTGCAGGTCGGCCAGGCCGTGTTCGAGCGCGCGACGCTCAACTCGTGGCGCCGGCTCGCGTGCTGGGTCTCCGGGCACGGCGAGGGCTGGGCGCTGTACGCCGAGCGCCTGATGGCCGACCTCGGCTTCATGGACGACCCGGGCGACCGCCTCGGCATGCTCGACGGCCAGCGCATGCGCGCCGCGCGCGTCGTGCTCGACATCGGCGTCCACCTCGGCCTGCCCGCGCCCGAGCGGTGGGGCGGCGGCACGTGGGACGCCGACAAGGCGTGGCACTTCCTGCTCGCGAACGTCAACATGCCGGAGGCGTTCATCCGCTTCGAGCTCAACCGCTACCTCGGCTGGCCCGGGCAGGCGCCGTCCTACAAGGTCGGTCAGCGGCTCTGGGAGCAGGCACGGGACGGCGCCGCGGCGTCCGCCCGGGCGCGCGGCGAGCAGTTCGACCTGCGTGAGTTCCACAAGCGCGCGCTCGCGCTCGGCGGCCTGCCGCTCGACGTGCTGCGGACCGCGCTGGTCTGAGCCGGACGTCGCTCACGGGCGTCCACCCGCAGGCGGTCCTGCGGGTGGACGCCTCGTCCGTCCCCGGGGGGAGCGGGCGCGCCGGGCCGGGGGTCCACGGACGGGCGCGCCGCCGGCCGGCGCGGCACGAGGCTGGTCGCGTGACCCCGACTCCTCCTGCCGCCGCCCCTCGCACGCCCGAGCGGGACGCGGCCGTCCGGACCGACAGCCGTCCGGACCCCGCACCGCCCGGCACCGCACCGTCCGCCGCGGACCCTGCCCGCCCCCGCATCGCCGCGCTCGACGTGATCCGCGGCCTCGCGCTGTGCGGCATCCTCGTGCCGAACTTCCTCACGGTCGCCCGGCACGGCTACGAGACGGATGCCGCCCCGCCCGCGACGCTCGCCGACGCGAGCGGCTGGATCGAGCTGCTCGCGCACCAGCGCTTCTTCCCGGTCTTCTCGCTGCTGTTCGGCATCGGGTTCACGCTGTTCCTCGAGTCCGCCACCCGGCGCGGGGCCCCGCACCCCCGGGTCCTGCTGCTCCGCCGGCTGCTGCTCCTGCTGCCGCTCGGCGTCGCGCACGCGTTCTGGCACCCCGGCGAGGCGCTGAGCCAGTACGCGGTGTTCGGCCTGCTCGTGCTGCTGCCGTCGTCGTGGCTCCCCCGCCGGCTCGTCGCCGCCGGCGGAGCGATCGGCGTGGTGCTCGCGCTGTGGCTCTTCGAGGGCGGGCTGCCGCTGATCCCGGGGCTGTTCCTCGTCGGCTCGGCGCTCGTGCGCTACGGCGTCGTCGAGCGCATGGCCCGCCCGACGCTGCGGGGCACCGCGCCGGCGTTCCTGCTGTTCGCCGTCCTCGCCGGCGTGGCGATCCCCTGGCACGTCGGCGAGATCACCGAGACGTGGTCGAGCCACTCGTCGGGCGTCACGGGGCTGCTCCTGGCCGGCGCGTACGTCACCGGGACGCTCGTGCTGCTCGCGACGCCCGCCCGGTCGGTGCTGACCGCCGCGCTCGCGCCGCTCGGGCGCATGGCGCTCACGAACTACGTGATCGCGACGTTCCTGATGATCGGCGCGGGCCACGTGCTCGATCTCCCGCACACCGACGCGCACACCGGCCTGCTTCTGGCCGCGCTCGCGATCCTCGTCGCGCAGTGGGTGTTCTCCACGCTGTGGCTGCGCCACCACCGCCAGGGTCCGCTCGAGTGGCTGTGGCGCCGGGGAACGTGGTGGGGCTCGGAGCGCGGCTGACGACCGCCCTGCCGCTCGGTCAGGCGAACAGCGCGGCGCCGTGCTTCAGGACGACCAGCGCGGCGAGCAGGATGAGCCAGGCGATGATCACGATGACGTCGTTGTCGGCGTCGACGAACTCCTTGGCCCAGCGCTGCACGCCGCGGGGCAGGTACAGGTTGTCCTCGCGGATGTTGTAGTGCAGCAGCGACGCGAACACGAGCGTCGTCGAGATCGTCACGAGCATGCACCAGGGGCACAGCGCGCCGATGACCATGAGCGACTGCTGGAACAGCCAGTACGCGAAGATCACGCCGATCAGGTAGACGACCTGCGCGGAGAACATGAACCAGCGCGGGAACCGGACGCCCCCGAGCGCCGCCACGGCGATCGTGATGACCACCGGCTCGGCGATCAGGCCGAGGAACGCGTTGGGGAAGCCCAGGAGGCTCGCCTGCCACGAGTTCGCCACCGTCGCGCAGCTGATCACCGCGTTGATGTCGCAGCCCAGCACCGCGTCGGAGTCCTTGGCGAGCGTGATCGCCTCGGCCGAGAGCACGAGCGACGCCGTGAGGCTCAGCAGCGCCGAGAAGAGCATCGTGCCGAAGATCCAGCCGCGCGAGTGCCGCGCCTCCCGCAGGCGGGCGCCCGCCGTCTGCGGGCTGGGGTCGAGAACGTCGGTCATGGCAGCAAGGGTCCTCTGGGTCCGTCGAGGCTCGAGCCGGTCGCGGCGGTGCGTCGGTGAGCAGGTGTCCCGCCGATCATCGCCCACCGCGGGCGCGCAGGTCGAGAATCGAAGGTCCCAGGGCCCGCGTCGGGGCAGATTCACAGGAAACGTCCGGTCCGGCGCCCGCGGCGGCGTCCGGTCCGGCGTCCGGTCCGGCGCCCGGGCGGCGTCCGGTCCGGCGTCGCCGCCGGCGCGTCGGTAGGCTCGCACGCC
The Cellulomonas sp. NS3 DNA segment above includes these coding regions:
- a CDS encoding DUF885 domain-containing protein → MTVARLDPVLATEMGVAGFDHEMTDLSPAGHAARADATRSTLVALDAHAPADAVDEVTLSAMRERLGLELELDAAGENLASLNNIASPVQGLRDVFDSMPTGTVEAWENVAARLNAVPDSMAGYIESLRLAASQGHVAAVRQVREAIEQATELADPSTSFFTTYVQGPDVAAALDESASCSLVRAELERGAAAARDAYARLTTFLRDELAPQAPEADAAGRERYGLWSRYFLGATVDLEETYQWGLEELARVVAEQEAVAAQLAGPGATVEQAVAALDADPSRTLRGTDALRAWMQETSDGAIAALNGTHFDIPEPLLTLECRIAPTQNGGIYYTGPSDDFTRPGRMWWSVPPSVTTFNTWREKTTVFHEGIPGHHLQVGQAVFERATLNSWRRLACWVSGHGEGWALYAERLMADLGFMDDPGDRLGMLDGQRMRAARVVLDIGVHLGLPAPERWGGGTWDADKAWHFLLANVNMPEAFIRFELNRYLGWPGQAPSYKVGQRLWEQARDGAAASARARGEQFDLREFHKRALALGGLPLDVLRTALV
- a CDS encoding vitamin K epoxide reductase family protein encodes the protein MTDVLDPSPQTAGARLREARHSRGWIFGTMLFSALLSLTASLVLSAEAITLAKDSDAVLGCDINAVISCATVANSWQASLLGFPNAFLGLIAEPVVITIAVAALGGVRFPRWFMFSAQVVYLIGVIFAYWLFQQSLMVIGALCPWCMLVTISTTLVFASLLHYNIREDNLYLPRGVQRWAKEFVDADNDVIVIIAWLILLAALVVLKHGAALFA
- a CDS encoding TetR/AcrR family transcriptional regulator, which codes for MATEFTGTGDPARSMELLWRGDDEPRPARGPRARLTVDGIVDAAIALADAEGLATLSMRRVAEQLGVGAMSLYTYVPGKGELIDLMLDRALGEMYPDGPPSPQVPWRERLEQVARANWDFYVRHPWALHVATGRPPLGPHIMAKYEVELRAVDGTGLDELEMDSVVTLLNGFVNGTVGGLLEKGEAERTTGVTEQQWWDATAPYVDRVFDAERYPTVARVGPVAGEALQSAYDPDHAFHFGLARLLDGVAALIEERRAAG
- a CDS encoding DUF418 domain-containing protein, with product MTPTPPAAAPRTPERDAAVRTDSRPDPAPPGTAPSAADPARPRIAALDVIRGLALCGILVPNFLTVARHGYETDAAPPATLADASGWIELLAHQRFFPVFSLLFGIGFTLFLESATRRGAPHPRVLLLRRLLLLLPLGVAHAFWHPGEALSQYAVFGLLVLLPSSWLPRRLVAAGGAIGVVLALWLFEGGLPLIPGLFLVGSALVRYGVVERMARPTLRGTAPAFLLFAVLAGVAIPWHVGEITETWSSHSSGVTGLLLAGAYVTGTLVLLATPARSVLTAALAPLGRMALTNYVIATFLMIGAGHVLDLPHTDAHTGLLLAALAILVAQWVFSTLWLRHHRQGPLEWLWRRGTWWGSERG